Proteins from a genomic interval of Polaribacter sejongensis:
- a CDS encoding aminotransferase class V-fold PLP-dependent enzyme, with protein MISANKNNIVKSDLENYFNQFKKNIVGINQTFQSPYGEQKLIYTDWTASGRLYRPIEEKLINEFGPFIANTHTETSTSGAAMTLAYHEARSIIKRHVNANDNDVLITSGTGMTGVVNKFQRILGLKVSENLKEHTHIPDEIRPIVFVSHMEHHSNHTSWIETIADVEVVPCNDEGLLCVKKFEECIKKYEHRKIKIASITSCSNVTGIKTAYHEVAKLIHKYNGLCFVDFACCAPYVDINMHPENEDEQLDAIFFSPHKFLGGPGTSGVLVFNKKLYKNVVPDNPGGGTVSYTNPWGQHDYFVDVETREDGGTPGFMQAIKIALSIQLKDKMGVVNIKKREDEINAVVFETLESLSGVKILAPNHKDRLSIFSFYFEKHHFNMVVKILNDRFGIQTRGGCSCAGTYGHFLLNVDQATSNRIKDEILLGCSTDKPGWIRLSIHPTITSEELSFICNSLKELSENIEEWSKDYKYDNLKNDFLHKTVPPIEKELVKKWFSL; from the coding sequence GGAACAAAAATTAATATATACAGATTGGACCGCAAGCGGAAGATTATACCGCCCAATTGAAGAAAAGTTAATAAATGAATTTGGACCTTTTATAGCAAATACACATACAGAAACATCAACTTCTGGTGCTGCTATGACTTTAGCGTATCATGAAGCTAGAAGCATTATTAAACGTCATGTGAATGCAAATGATAATGATGTTTTAATTACTTCCGGTACAGGAATGACAGGTGTTGTTAATAAATTTCAAAGAATTTTAGGATTAAAAGTTTCAGAAAATTTAAAAGAACATACTCATATTCCAGATGAAATTAGACCTATTGTTTTTGTTTCTCATATGGAGCATCACTCTAACCATACATCTTGGATAGAAACAATTGCAGATGTTGAAGTAGTGCCTTGTAATGATGAAGGTTTGTTATGTGTAAAGAAATTTGAAGAGTGTATTAAGAAATACGAACACAGAAAAATAAAGATTGCTTCTATAACATCCTGTTCTAATGTTACAGGAATAAAAACGGCATATCATGAAGTTGCAAAGCTAATACATAAATACAACGGACTCTGTTTTGTCGATTTTGCTTGTTGTGCTCCTTATGTAGATATAAATATGCACCCAGAAAATGAAGACGAACAATTAGATGCAATTTTCTTTTCTCCTCATAAGTTTTTAGGAGGTCCAGGAACTTCTGGAGTTTTAGTTTTTAATAAAAAATTGTATAAAAATGTGGTGCCAGATAACCCAGGTGGAGGTACAGTAAGTTATACAAATCCTTGGGGACAGCATGATTATTTTGTGGATGTAGAAACAAGAGAAGATGGTGGAACACCAGGATTTATGCAGGCTATAAAAATTGCACTTTCTATTCAGTTGAAAGACAAAATGGGCGTTGTAAACATTAAGAAAAGGGAAGATGAAATAAATGCAGTGGTCTTTGAAACTTTAGAAAGCCTTTCTGGAGTAAAAATATTAGCGCCAAACCATAAAGACCGATTGAGTATTTTTTCTTTTTATTTTGAAAAACATCACTTTAATATGGTTGTAAAAATATTGAATGATAGATTCGGAATTCAGACTAGGGGAGGTTGTTCTTGTGCAGGAACTTACGGACATTTTTTATTGAATGTAGATCAAGCAACATCTAATAGAATTAAAGATGAAATATTGCTGGGTTGTAGTACAGACAAACCAGGTTGGATTCGCTTGTCAATTCACCCAACAATTACATCAGAAGAGTTAAGCTTTATTTGTAATTCTTTAAAAGAACTGTCAGAAAATATTGAAGAATGGTCTAAAGATTATAAGTATGATAATCTAAAAAATGATTTTTTACACAAGACTGTTCCACCTATTGAAAAAGAGTTGGTAAAAAAATGGTTTTCATTATAA